A single genomic interval of Fibrobacter sp. UWB4 harbors:
- the rpsF gene encoding 30S ribosomal protein S6 gives MRQYETMVIIDAMISDDAIKAEVETIAANITSGNGEILRRDDWGKRKLAYTINKRQHGYYVIFYYKAEAATVAAMEAALKLNENVLRWMTLADYPMSEIVYDQTQTQSTEEIVPVDAEEGEAE, from the coding sequence ATGAGACAATACGAAACGATGGTGATCATCGACGCTATGATCTCTGACGACGCTATCAAGGCTGAAGTCGAGACTATCGCCGCCAACATCACCAGCGGCAACGGCGAAATTCTCCGCCGTGACGACTGGGGCAAGCGCAAGCTCGCATACACAATCAACAAGCGCCAGCACGGCTACTATGTCATCTTCTACTACAAGGCAGAAGCTGCAACAGTCGCTGCTATGGAAGCCGCTCTCAAGCTGAACGAAAACGTTCTCCGTTGGATGACCCTCGCTGATTATCCGATGAGCGAAATCGTCTACGATCAGACTCAGACACAGTCCACCGAAGAAATTGTTCCGGTTGACGCAGAAGAAGGGGAGGCTGAATAA
- the rpsR gene encoding 30S ribosomal protein S18, producing the protein MAFEDKKQATRIRRKKTCWFTENNVKFIDYKDEKTLRRFISERGKIIPRRISGTSAKYQRMLNEAIKRARQMAILPFVSDSMR; encoded by the coding sequence ATGGCTTTTGAAGATAAGAAGCAGGCTACTCGCATCCGCCGCAAGAAGACTTGCTGGTTCACCGAGAACAACGTCAAGTTCATTGACTACAAGGACGAAAAGACTCTTCGTCGCTTTATCTCTGAACGTGGCAAGATCATCCCGCGCCGCATTTCTGGCACTTCCGCTAAGTATCAGCGTATGCTGAACGAAGCTATCAAGCGTGCCCGTCAGATGGCTATTCTCCCGTTCGTTTCGGACAGCATGCGTTAA
- the rplI gene encoding 50S ribosomal protein L9: MEIILKANVPHLGKMLDVVKVKDGYARNYLFPRKLAVRATKEAKLEIENNRAAVEAQFQKELALAGDVAAKLSQISVNLERRVVEGERLYGSVTAGDIAEAITKAGVKVSRAQIDLAEPIKQLGVYTVTVKVFSDVEAQVKVWVVAEK, encoded by the coding sequence ATGGAAATTATTCTTAAGGCTAACGTCCCCCACTTGGGCAAGATGCTCGACGTCGTGAAGGTTAAGGATGGTTACGCTCGTAACTACCTCTTCCCGCGCAAGCTCGCTGTTCGCGCAACTAAGGAAGCCAAGCTCGAAATCGAAAACAACCGCGCTGCTGTTGAAGCTCAGTTCCAGAAGGAACTCGCTCTCGCAGGTGACGTGGCTGCAAAGCTTTCTCAGATTTCTGTCAACCTCGAACGCCGCGTTGTTGAAGGCGAACGTCTCTACGGTTCTGTGACCGCAGGTGACATCGCTGAAGCAATCACCAAGGCTGGTGTCAAGGTTTCTCGTGCTCAGATCGACCTTGCTGAACCGATCAAGCAGCTCGGTGTCTACACCGTGACTGTCAAGGTCTTCAGCGATGTTGAAGCACAGGTCAAGGTTTGGGTGGTTGCGGAGAAGTAA
- a CDS encoding MBG domain-containing protein: MFKKIAMFALAVSAAFSNAVAQDDCSVTLSGATVFTGYQIQPSVTKVICGDNEYTADQLTSVSYGANINAGTDAGSVTVKLPNGDRITKNFTIKSKGILVKIEDCEKELGGENPEFSWYIEERTNMSTLQADTAKKFQAELAKKFKTTLASGVEEVGFKFEISNDKSVDLKKLFPNYDIMVTSGYMTITKTKIKVTAKNAGKTYGAADPKLEYTITGNIKEADYKKLGTITLSRAEGENAGTYDISVSVVDETEDYIVTAVPGKFTISPVAASLTVDSFTKIYGETTPEFTYKVSGLIGKDVLKDVTLSCAKCLSTNLENVDEYTITANVKAGSNPNYTVKVTNGTLTVTPKDAKVYVGTFEKLYGDKDPTFTFETEGLAREGEELELPKVTRAKGENVGTYKVSVSFAEGSNTNYTLTIVPGSLTINPRPVVLTVTDVVKKFGEKDPELGYTVDALASFDGVKDVLKGVALQREPGEDAGDYAITATVDDEANPNYVVSTVDGKLTIVANNDKIVVTVVGHDLTAEYNGKEQVVKGFDISCSSEAYSLDYVEYTGDSVVTGLDAGKYVMGLSAKNFKNTSLNYPNVTFNITDGVLTITPRKLIVSAKADTITYGDEIPTEFKWSADSLLEGDELTGIHVALYNGMQVDENGSLSVDANGRLAAGKYLLDFDQRNPSNKNYVVSKYEPSYLTVLRKEVVLAIADTCKIYSEADPDTFAYEITGLLEGDRLTGIYVARELGDTVRPAGDLYRISALVDDNPNYTVVVKQGYFTVKPYTGRITVAIYGDVIKSLYTGEEITVLKTFDVSPMKIPGEEWLADSIAYKKEFVAYKGDLNMSGVDMGTYPMGLQASDFVNISPNFERVNFIVAYDGKLVITDEPISIAAVKGIKAFEVSSMNRRIQISGSTVGKAYAVLDMQGKVISRGFVKTPNFGITVQNSGVYMVRIGSSIQRVRVK; this comes from the coding sequence ATGTTTAAAAAGATTGCTATGTTCGCTCTTGCCGTATCGGCAGCGTTTTCAAATGCGGTTGCCCAGGACGATTGTTCAGTTACATTGTCTGGTGCCACTGTATTCACGGGTTATCAGATTCAGCCTTCGGTAACAAAGGTCATATGCGGAGACAATGAATATACCGCAGACCAGTTGACATCGGTTTCTTATGGAGCAAATATCAATGCTGGCACAGATGCCGGTTCTGTTACGGTAAAGTTGCCCAATGGGGATCGAATTACAAAGAACTTCACTATTAAGTCGAAAGGCATCCTTGTAAAGATTGAAGATTGCGAAAAGGAGCTGGGTGGTGAAAATCCGGAGTTCTCCTGGTATATCGAAGAACGAACGAACATGAGCACTCTCCAGGCGGATACGGCTAAGAAATTTCAGGCTGAACTGGCCAAGAAGTTTAAAACGACTTTGGCTTCGGGTGTCGAAGAGGTCGGCTTCAAGTTTGAAATTTCTAACGACAAGTCTGTTGATTTAAAAAAGCTCTTCCCTAACTACGATATTATGGTGACTAGTGGTTACATGACCATTACGAAAACCAAGATTAAAGTTACTGCGAAAAATGCGGGCAAGACTTATGGCGCTGCTGATCCGAAATTAGAATATACGATTACGGGTAATATTAAAGAAGCTGATTACAAAAAGCTGGGAACGATCACTCTTTCTCGAGCTGAAGGCGAAAATGCTGGCACCTACGATATTTCAGTCTCTGTAGTCGATGAAACTGAAGATTACATTGTTACGGCAGTTCCTGGTAAGTTTACCATTTCTCCTGTAGCCGCATCCTTGACTGTTGATAGTTTCACAAAAATCTATGGCGAGACTACTCCTGAATTTACATACAAGGTCTCTGGACTTATTGGAAAGGATGTGCTGAAAGATGTCACTCTCTCGTGTGCGAAGTGCCTTTCGACGAATCTTGAAAATGTGGACGAATACACAATTACGGCTAACGTAAAGGCCGGCTCCAATCCGAACTACACGGTGAAGGTAACGAATGGTACGCTTACTGTTACTCCGAAGGATGCAAAGGTCTATGTTGGTACTTTCGAAAAGCTTTATGGCGATAAAGATCCGACATTTACGTTTGAGACGGAAGGTCTTGCCCGTGAAGGCGAAGAACTGGAACTGCCGAAGGTTACCCGTGCCAAGGGTGAAAATGTCGGTACTTACAAGGTCAGTGTTTCTTTTGCAGAAGGTTCGAACACTAATTACACATTGACTATTGTTCCTGGTTCTTTGACCATCAATCCGAGACCGGTTGTTTTGACGGTAACAGATGTTGTGAAAAAATTTGGCGAAAAGGACCCAGAACTGGGATACACGGTTGACGCTTTAGCTTCTTTCGACGGTGTTAAAGATGTGCTGAAGGGCGTTGCCTTGCAGCGTGAACCCGGTGAAGACGCTGGTGACTATGCGATTACTGCAACGGTCGATGACGAAGCCAATCCGAATTACGTTGTGAGCACGGTTGATGGCAAGTTGACCATTGTTGCTAACAATGACAAGATTGTTGTTACGGTTGTTGGTCACGACCTTACTGCGGAATACAATGGCAAGGAACAGGTTGTTAAGGGCTTTGATATTTCTTGCAGCAGTGAGGCTTATTCCCTGGACTATGTGGAATACACCGGTGATTCTGTTGTGACTGGACTCGACGCTGGTAAGTATGTAATGGGGCTTTCCGCAAAGAATTTCAAGAATACATCGCTCAACTATCCTAATGTGACTTTCAATATTACGGATGGCGTCTTGACGATCACCCCGAGAAAGCTGATTGTCTCGGCAAAGGCTGATACGATTACGTATGGCGATGAAATCCCGACTGAATTTAAATGGTCTGCGGATAGCCTTCTGGAAGGCGATGAGCTGACTGGAATTCATGTGGCTCTTTATAATGGCATGCAAGTGGATGAAAATGGCTCGCTGAGTGTTGACGCCAATGGTCGCCTTGCTGCAGGCAAGTATTTACTGGATTTCGATCAGCGTAATCCGTCAAATAAGAATTATGTTGTAAGTAAATATGAACCGAGCTATCTTACTGTGCTCAGGAAAGAGGTGGTCCTGGCTATTGCTGATACCTGTAAGATCTATAGCGAAGCTGATCCGGACACGTTTGCTTATGAGATTACGGGTCTTCTTGAAGGCGACAGGCTTACCGGAATTTATGTAGCTCGTGAACTGGGCGATACCGTGCGCCCTGCTGGTGATTTGTATAGAATTTCGGCATTGGTTGATGATAACCCCAATTACACCGTGGTCGTTAAGCAGGGCTACTTTACGGTTAAACCCTATACGGGAAGAATTACAGTTGCCATCTATGGCGATGTCATCAAGTCCCTTTATACGGGTGAAGAAATTACGGTGTTGAAGACTTTCGATGTAAGCCCGATGAAAATTCCTGGTGAAGAATGGCTTGCTGATAGTATTGCCTACAAGAAAGAATTTGTGGCTTACAAGGGCGATCTGAATATGTCTGGCGTGGATATGGGAACTTATCCTATGGGCCTCCAGGCTTCCGACTTTGTCAATATTTCGCCGAACTTTGAGAGAGTCAACTTCATCGTTGCCTATGATGGCAAGCTGGTGATTACGGACGAGCCGATTTCGATTGCTGCTGTTAAGGGAATTAAGGCTTTTGAGGTTTCTTCCATGAATCGCCGTATTCAGATTAGCGGTTCCACGGTGGGTAAAGCTTATGCCGTGCTCGATATGCAGGGAAAGGTTATCAGCAGGGGCTTTGTCAAGACCCCGAATTTCGGAATTACAGTCCAGAATTCTGGTGTCTACATGGTGCGAATCGGTTCTTCGATACAGCGTGTTCGCGTGAAGTAG
- a CDS encoding efflux RND transporter periplasmic adaptor subunit codes for MKHLLLIALSSLLLVACGSKGDSAKGAPGGKGNGGKKGGAQRVLNVEGYVAELGLQGKNFQTMATLMPKNSVSLSAATSGRLVSLKAKDGAIVKKGALLAKIDDSELRAQLKQAQSNKMLAEQKEQRVRSLFEKNGATKQDLESAEASLKSAQASVELIQAQLAKTEVRAPFSGKLGFVDVSVGAWLNSGTPIAELSEVDRLKAKFSLPQRYASVIKVGDKISLKDSERNVEKLGVVSALDAVISESSRTRRVMVDVDNAKGELIAGSFVSVNVAMEASNVQSFTIPSEAMILDREGAYVFVSQGGKAKIKHITTGLRTPMSVQVLSGLDVGDTVIVSGIVSLRPGADVKIKGLRHSINYEVE; via the coding sequence ATGAAACACCTTCTTCTAATAGCTCTCTCTTCTCTCCTTCTTGTTGCTTGTGGTAGTAAAGGCGATTCCGCCAAGGGCGCTCCTGGTGGTAAAGGCAATGGCGGCAAAAAGGGTGGCGCTCAGAGAGTGCTGAATGTCGAAGGTTATGTGGCAGAGCTTGGGCTGCAGGGCAAGAATTTCCAGACGATGGCAACTCTCATGCCGAAGAACAGCGTCTCGCTTTCGGCGGCGACTTCTGGCCGTCTGGTAAGCCTCAAGGCAAAAGACGGTGCGATTGTCAAGAAGGGGGCGCTCCTTGCAAAAATTGACGATTCTGAACTCCGAGCGCAGCTCAAGCAGGCGCAGTCGAACAAGATGCTTGCCGAGCAGAAGGAACAACGCGTTCGCAGCCTCTTTGAAAAGAATGGCGCGACCAAGCAGGATTTGGAATCGGCAGAAGCTTCTCTCAAGTCCGCTCAGGCAAGCGTAGAACTCATCCAGGCTCAACTTGCAAAGACCGAAGTCCGTGCGCCGTTTAGCGGTAAACTCGGTTTTGTCGATGTGTCCGTAGGCGCCTGGCTCAATTCCGGCACGCCGATTGCAGAACTCAGCGAAGTGGACCGCCTCAAGGCAAAGTTCTCGCTCCCGCAGCGCTATGCGTCTGTCATCAAGGTGGGCGACAAAATTTCTCTCAAGGATTCTGAACGCAACGTTGAAAAGCTCGGCGTTGTCTCTGCGCTTGATGCTGTGATTTCTGAAAGCAGCCGCACTCGCCGCGTGATGGTCGATGTCGATAATGCAAAGGGCGAACTCATTGCGGGTAGCTTTGTGAGCGTAAATGTTGCCATGGAAGCTAGCAACGTGCAGAGTTTTACGATTCCGTCCGAAGCGATGATTCTCGACAGGGAAGGCGCTTACGTTTTTGTGAGCCAGGGCGGCAAGGCTAAGATCAAGCATATCACGACGGGACTCCGCACACCGATGTCTGTGCAGGTGCTTTCGGGCCTTGATGTTGGTGATACGGTGATTGTTTCGGGTATTGTGAGCCTCCGTCCAGGTGCCGATGTCAAGATTAAGGGACTCCGCCATTCGATCAATTATGAGGTAGAGTAA
- a CDS encoding efflux RND transporter permease subunit: MSVSQLSVRRPVLMTVMALVILLLGFFGLSSLGIREYPNVDYPLIQVRTSYPGANAAVVEAEVTEILEASINSASGIKALTSTSRDGFSYISIEFETGMDLEAAANEIRDRVSRVRRRLPDDVDEPTVYKSDSDNDPILMVSLVSDRLDPMEVSEIANNHVKERLQTINGVSEVAIWGEKRPVVRLWIDPVRMQALGVSGAQMAAALKQGNLELPSGSIEGSETTLSIRTLGRVLDPKSFGNIAVRTAEDGTVIRISDVADIHYEPKDTRTGFRRNGKNSITLALMAQPGSNHVEIANEFYKRVEDIRREIPEGVELLYGRDTSINIRASIKEVVETIFIAFILVIAIIFAFLREGRTTFIPMVVVPVSVIGSFFVLYLCGFSINVLTLLAMVLAIGLVVDDAIVIVENIYHKIESGMTPKQAAIAGTNEIFFAVIATSVVLMAVFIPVLALGGTTGLLFREFVAVMIGTVFLSTLCALTLSPMLCSKFLKHQKKGRFFKLTEPFFDWLNGMYSRLLGGFLKWRLLLFPIVAVLLFGAYFCFNNMSSEMAPTEDSNAVMVNMSMPEGVNLARTKRMADEFADEVISILDTNEYSEFQAGAWNAGNSRMRLFLNDDKKARRPQSEIARAIQVLGNEYPDLRVMVFEPQSISTQRGGLPVQFVLQAPNIEVLRDLVPKFEEAASKSPVFSVVNSNLRFTKPELHIEILRDKANEEGVSVNDIAQAVQLAISDQTYGDYYKDGRQYDIIGAVGYQYRDTPENLSMLTVKNGKGELVSLDNFITYKEQSASPSLPRYNRFSAATIQAGLVPGKTIGDGVEEMRRIAKTLLKDYPSVSTTLSGSSKEFEESSSGLYVVFLLALALVFLVLAGQFESFRAPFVIFFTVPLALSGALVSLYVTGQTLNIFSEIALILLIALVTKNGILIVEFANQIAENTGCSKLEAARMAAERRFRPILMTSLSTVLGAVPLILTGTPSRIAMGVAIVGGLTFATFMTLFIVPAAYSFFAGKVESVRTDASKMA, encoded by the coding sequence ATGAGCGTAAGCCAGCTCTCCGTCCGTCGCCCAGTCCTCATGACAGTGATGGCGCTTGTCATCCTGTTGCTCGGATTTTTTGGGCTCAGCTCTCTCGGCATTCGTGAATACCCGAACGTCGACTATCCGTTGATTCAGGTGCGTACTTCTTACCCGGGCGCAAACGCTGCCGTGGTCGAAGCGGAAGTTACTGAAATCTTGGAAGCCTCCATCAACAGTGCGTCTGGTATCAAGGCTTTGACGTCTACAAGCCGCGATGGTTTCTCTTACATCAGCATTGAATTTGAAACGGGCATGGACCTGGAAGCGGCTGCAAACGAAATTCGTGACCGCGTGAGCCGTGTGCGTCGCCGCTTGCCGGACGATGTCGATGAACCGACGGTCTACAAGTCCGATAGCGACAACGACCCGATTTTGATGGTGAGCCTTGTGAGCGATAGGCTTGATCCGATGGAAGTTTCGGAAATTGCGAACAACCATGTGAAGGAACGCTTGCAGACGATTAACGGCGTTTCGGAAGTGGCAATCTGGGGTGAAAAACGCCCGGTGGTGCGTTTGTGGATTGACCCGGTGCGTATGCAGGCGCTTGGCGTCTCGGGAGCGCAGATGGCGGCCGCTTTGAAGCAGGGCAACCTGGAACTTCCGTCCGGTTCTATTGAAGGTTCTGAAACGACGCTTTCGATCCGTACGCTTGGCCGAGTTCTCGATCCGAAATCGTTTGGCAACATTGCGGTGAGAACGGCTGAGGATGGAACTGTAATCCGCATTTCAGATGTCGCGGATATCCATTACGAACCGAAGGATACGCGTACAGGTTTTAGACGTAACGGCAAGAATTCCATTACGCTTGCGCTCATGGCGCAGCCGGGCAGTAACCACGTCGAAATTGCAAACGAATTCTACAAGCGCGTCGAAGATATCCGCCGTGAAATCCCGGAAGGCGTAGAACTGCTTTACGGTCGCGATACTTCGATTAACATCCGTGCTTCCATCAAGGAAGTGGTGGAGACTATCTTTATTGCGTTTATCCTCGTGATTGCGATTATCTTTGCTTTCCTCCGCGAAGGCCGTACGACGTTTATCCCGATGGTCGTGGTGCCTGTATCCGTGATCGGTAGCTTCTTTGTGCTTTACCTCTGCGGGTTCAGTATCAACGTGCTTACGCTTTTGGCGATGGTCCTTGCAATTGGCCTTGTTGTGGATGATGCGATTGTGATTGTGGAAAACATTTACCACAAGATTGAAAGCGGCATGACGCCGAAACAGGCGGCGATTGCAGGGACAAACGAAATCTTTTTTGCGGTGATTGCAACGTCAGTCGTTTTGATGGCGGTGTTCATTCCGGTGCTTGCTCTGGGAGGCACGACGGGGCTTTTGTTCCGCGAATTTGTGGCTGTGATGATTGGAACGGTGTTTCTTTCGACGCTTTGCGCTTTGACACTTTCGCCGATGCTTTGTTCCAAATTCCTGAAGCACCAGAAGAAAGGCCGTTTCTTTAAGCTCACGGAACCGTTCTTTGATTGGCTGAACGGGATGTATTCCCGCTTGCTGGGCGGATTCCTCAAGTGGCGTTTGCTGTTGTTCCCGATTGTGGCGGTGCTCTTGTTTGGGGCATACTTCTGCTTTAACAACATGAGTAGCGAAATGGCGCCGACTGAAGACTCGAACGCCGTGATGGTGAACATGAGCATGCCCGAAGGCGTGAACCTTGCAAGAACCAAACGCATGGCAGACGAGTTTGCTGATGAGGTGATTTCTATTCTCGATACGAATGAATATTCAGAATTCCAGGCGGGCGCCTGGAATGCGGGCAACTCGAGAATGCGCTTGTTCTTGAATGATGACAAGAAGGCTCGCCGTCCGCAGAGCGAAATTGCCCGTGCAATTCAGGTGCTCGGTAACGAATACCCGGATTTGCGTGTGATGGTGTTTGAACCGCAGAGCATCAGTACGCAGCGCGGTGGCCTCCCGGTGCAGTTTGTGCTACAGGCTCCGAACATCGAAGTGCTGCGAGACCTTGTTCCGAAATTCGAAGAAGCGGCTAGCAAGAGCCCTGTGTTTAGCGTGGTGAACAGCAACTTGCGCTTTACGAAGCCGGAACTCCACATTGAAATTTTACGCGATAAGGCTAATGAAGAAGGCGTGTCGGTGAACGATATTGCACAGGCGGTGCAGCTTGCGATTAGCGACCAGACTTATGGCGATTACTATAAGGACGGCCGTCAGTACGATATCATTGGCGCTGTCGGTTACCAGTACCGTGATACGCCGGAAAACCTCTCGATGCTCACGGTCAAGAACGGCAAGGGCGAGTTGGTGAGCTTGGACAACTTTATTACGTACAAGGAACAGTCCGCTTCTCCGTCGCTCCCGCGTTACAACCGCTTTAGCGCTGCGACTATCCAGGCGGGCCTTGTGCCGGGCAAGACGATTGGCGATGGCGTCGAAGAAATGCGCCGCATTGCAAAGACTTTGTTGAAGGATTACCCGAGCGTGAGTACGACCTTGAGCGGTTCGTCCAAGGAATTCGAAGAAAGCTCTTCGGGATTGTACGTGGTGTTCTTGCTTGCGCTTGCGCTTGTATTCCTGGTGCTTGCGGGGCAGTTCGAAAGCTTCCGTGCGCCGTTCGTGATTTTCTTTACGGTGCCGCTTGCGCTCTCGGGTGCATTGGTAAGCTTGTATGTCACAGGCCAGACGCTCAACATCTTTAGCGAAATTGCCTTGATCTTGTTGATCGCGCTTGTGACGAAGAACGGTATCTTGATTGTGGAATTTGCAAACCAGATTGCCGAGAATACGGGCTGCAGCAAGCTTGAGGCGGCTCGGATGGCGGCGGAACGCCGCTTCCGCCCAATTCTCATGACGAGCCTTTCGACGGTATTGGGCGCGGTACCGCTCATTTTGACCGGCACCCCGAGCCGCATTGCAATGGGTGTTGCGATTGTCGGCGGTCTCACATTTGCGACGTTCATGACGCTCTTTATTGTGCCTGCCGCCTATAGCTTCTTTGCCGGGAAGGTCGAATCCGTCCGCACCGATGCAAGTAAAATGGCGTAA
- a CDS encoding septum formation initiator family protein, translated as MHIRLIIGIATAITFAFLVFHLLFGKNSIPEQRRITKEIELYQKKIDSLGKVLENREQLIQKLKSDSLYKEEILRTHYGMSRENEKVFQLVK; from the coding sequence TTGCACATACGACTTATTATTGGAATTGCCACCGCGATTACATTCGCGTTCTTGGTCTTCCATTTGCTGTTCGGCAAGAACAGCATTCCGGAACAGCGTAGAATCACGAAGGAAATCGAACTCTACCAGAAAAAAATTGATTCTCTAGGTAAAGTTCTAGAGAATCGAGAACAGCTCATTCAGAAATTAAAGAGCGATTCCCTCTACAAGGAAGAAATACTTCGCACCCACTATGGCATGAGCCGCGAAAACGAGAAAGTATTTCAGCTGGTGAAGTGA
- a CDS encoding DNA-processing protein DprA, with protein sequence METKTYNELTLENYPHTLRTSKYCPKQLFYKGTLPTADKIGIAMVGTRRPSANAEELCRRLVFSLKGTNAIVVSGLAQGIDSYCHRTALDAGIPTIAVLAQGLDAKIEGERSILARRILEAGGALISEYEGDTPAYKGNFIARNRIISGFSQSTLVVQSRKKGGALLTAQFCLDDGKLLLACPGNFDSELYSGTNALLDNGRAKPVFIPESLRSVAGIPLIEGANIEDLNACGVELSSGAQKVFKRFNGFRKTFSELQQEFDFKAPELLAILTELEISGLVSSKDNFQFYFNGA encoded by the coding sequence ATGGAAACGAAAACATACAACGAGCTGACACTAGAGAACTACCCTCACACATTACGAACTTCCAAGTACTGCCCCAAACAGCTCTTCTACAAGGGAACCCTCCCCACCGCTGATAAAATCGGCATAGCCATGGTTGGTACACGCCGTCCGTCCGCAAACGCCGAAGAACTTTGCCGCCGTCTCGTTTTCTCGCTCAAAGGGACAAACGCCATCGTCGTTTCAGGGCTAGCCCAGGGCATAGACAGCTATTGCCACCGTACAGCGCTCGATGCAGGCATTCCAACGATAGCCGTTCTAGCGCAAGGGCTAGACGCCAAAATCGAGGGAGAACGCAGCATTCTCGCGAGGCGTATTCTCGAAGCCGGAGGCGCCCTAATAAGCGAATACGAAGGCGACACACCAGCCTACAAGGGGAACTTCATCGCACGAAACCGCATCATCAGCGGGTTCAGCCAATCCACGCTCGTAGTGCAAAGCCGTAAAAAAGGAGGAGCACTCCTCACCGCGCAATTCTGTTTAGACGATGGGAAACTGCTCCTCGCCTGCCCCGGGAACTTCGACAGCGAACTCTACAGCGGCACAAACGCGCTCCTCGACAACGGTCGCGCAAAACCGGTATTCATCCCCGAAAGCTTGCGGTCAGTGGCCGGAATACCGCTCATCGAAGGCGCGAATATCGAAGATCTGAATGCATGCGGAGTGGAACTTTCAAGCGGGGCACAAAAGGTATTTAAGCGTTTTAACGGTTTTCGCAAAACATTTTCGGAACTTCAACAGGAATTTGACTTTAAGGCACCAGAACTTTTAGCTATATTGACGGAGCTAGAAATATCTGGTCTGGTTTCATCAAAAGACAACTTCCAATTCTATTTTAACGGAGCATAA
- the mazG gene encoding nucleoside triphosphate pyrophosphohydrolase, with protein MKYSFNDLVDIMARLRSENGCPWDRQQTTHSLLPYLVEESCEFIDAAQDGDKEHMCEELGDVLFQVIFHSQVCKEQGDFTIDDVIQGLCEKMVRRHPHVFGDAKVDTASDVSRRWERIKAQEKNNLKHAGESIMDKVSKSMPTLARSQDIIRRVAKVGFDWGEAAPVFDKAQEEFAEFRAEMEKITPENANVDRLEDEFGDIMFSLVNVARHCGFNANIALQRANNKFERRFREVERRVKEQGKEIKDVGLEGLQKLWKEAKLSR; from the coding sequence ATGAAATATTCGTTTAATGATCTCGTCGATATTATGGCTCGCCTTCGTTCGGAGAATGGCTGCCCGTGGGACCGCCAGCAGACCACTCATTCACTGCTGCCGTATCTGGTTGAAGAAAGTTGTGAATTTATCGATGCCGCACAGGATGGCGACAAGGAACACATGTGCGAGGAACTCGGCGATGTGCTGTTCCAAGTGATATTCCATTCTCAGGTGTGCAAGGAACAGGGTGACTTTACGATTGACGATGTTATTCAGGGATTGTGCGAAAAGATGGTGCGCAGGCATCCGCATGTGTTTGGGGATGCTAAAGTGGATACGGCAAGTGACGTGAGCCGCCGCTGGGAACGCATCAAGGCGCAGGAAAAGAATAATTTAAAACATGCTGGCGAGTCTATTATGGACAAAGTCAGTAAGAGCATGCCCACGCTTGCGCGCTCGCAAGACATTATTCGCCGTGTGGCAAAAGTCGGTTTTGACTGGGGCGAGGCTGCTCCCGTGTTCGACAAGGCTCAAGAGGAATTTGCAGAATTCCGTGCCGAAATGGAAAAGATTACTCCCGAGAATGCAAACGTGGACCGTCTGGAAGATGAATTCGGCGATATCATGTTCAGCCTCGTGAATGTGGCTCGCCATTGCGGTTTCAACGCCAACATTGCCTTGCAACGCGCAAACAATAAATTCGAAAGGCGCTTCCGCGAGGTGGAGCGCCGTGTTAAAGAACAGGGTAAAGAAATTAAGGACGTGGGGCTAGAAGGCCTGCAAAAGCTCTGGAAAGAAGCTAAACTTAGCCGTTAG